In Equus przewalskii isolate Varuska chromosome 6, EquPr2, whole genome shotgun sequence, one DNA window encodes the following:
- the SMIM35 gene encoding small integral membrane protein 35 isoform X2: MTGPNFVFNLYQIRNLKELEMGPPFTISGHISSPDGVYMKFSNRLV; encoded by the exons GGCCTAATTTTGTCTTCAACTTGTACCAAATCCG GAACCTGAAGGAGCTGGAGATGGGTCCACCCTTTACCATCAGTGGCCACATCAGCAGCCCAGATGGTGTCTATATGAAGTTCTCCAACAGGCTTGTCTGA
- the SMIM35 gene encoding small integral membrane protein 35 isoform X1, translating to MTGEDSIGTLGLILGVGLSLLLVSILGYSLAKWYQRGYCWEGPNFVFNLYQIRNLKELEMGPPFTISGHISSPDGVYMKFSNRLV from the exons GTGAGGACTCCATCGGCACCTTGGGCCTGATCCTCGGTGTGGGGCTATCGCTGCTGCTTGTGTCCATCCTGGGCTACAGCCTGGCCAAGTGGTACCAGCGTGGGTACTGCTGGGAGG GGCCTAATTTTGTCTTCAACTTGTACCAAATCCG GAACCTGAAGGAGCTGGAGATGGGTCCACCCTTTACCATCAGTGGCCACATCAGCAGCCCAGATGGTGTCTATATGAAGTTCTCCAACAGGCTTGTCTGA